A region from the Lentisphaera profundi genome encodes:
- a CDS encoding sulfatase — protein MKHLILLLCAVLATSTHGQETQALTEPAVAKTALKKRPNILFAIADDMSHASAYGHKWVSTPHFDKLASEGILFKNAFTTNPKCGPSRAATLGGRHFWQMKAGSCHWNVWPNELKIYTDLLAEAGYHVGLTGKGWGPGDYKKRGGRVHNPAGKAYNTQKKKFQVGISDNNYSGNFKEFLKKRKPGQPFCFWYGAKEPHRGYLAGSGIRSGLDPKTVKVPSYYPDHADVRSDLLDYALEVNWFDKHLGEIVEHLREIGELDNTLIIATSDNGAPFPRIKGQIYDEDFRLPMAARWGAVHKGGAVVEDFVNNIDIGPTFLEAAGVEIPEEMSGRSFVDIFKANISGFIDPKRDFVCVGRENHDLGREGDLGYPVRAIRTRDYLYVHNFAPDRWPAGNPETGFTNCDSSPTKSLILKLHKEGKSQYFEANFGKRPQEQLFKLSVDPECMNNLAQNPEYSKIKKELWEQLKTTLIETKDPRILGKGKVFDDYEYIGSDKAKHSWKAYIEGWWKRQRY, from the coding sequence ATGAAACATCTAATCTTACTACTGTGTGCAGTCTTAGCTACTAGCACTCATGGACAAGAAACGCAAGCCTTGACTGAGCCGGCAGTCGCGAAAACGGCTCTTAAAAAGCGCCCGAATATTTTGTTTGCTATTGCCGATGACATGTCGCATGCAAGCGCCTATGGACACAAATGGGTAAGCACACCCCATTTCGATAAACTAGCTAGTGAGGGAATACTGTTTAAGAACGCATTTACCACTAATCCGAAGTGTGGACCATCGCGTGCTGCAACCTTGGGCGGACGCCATTTCTGGCAGATGAAAGCCGGATCGTGTCATTGGAATGTGTGGCCGAATGAATTAAAAATTTATACCGACCTCTTGGCAGAAGCTGGTTACCACGTTGGCCTGACCGGTAAGGGCTGGGGACCTGGAGACTACAAGAAACGCGGGGGACGTGTTCATAACCCTGCGGGGAAGGCCTACAATACGCAGAAGAAAAAATTCCAGGTGGGCATAAGCGATAATAACTACTCAGGTAATTTTAAGGAGTTTCTTAAAAAGCGAAAACCAGGGCAGCCGTTCTGCTTCTGGTACGGAGCAAAAGAACCTCATCGTGGGTATCTAGCAGGTTCGGGAATTAGAAGCGGTCTTGACCCTAAAACCGTGAAAGTACCGAGTTACTACCCAGACCATGCCGATGTGCGCAGCGACCTTCTGGATTATGCTCTGGAGGTGAACTGGTTTGATAAACACCTCGGCGAGATTGTTGAACACCTGCGCGAGATTGGGGAGCTAGACAATACCCTGATTATTGCAACTAGTGATAACGGAGCACCCTTTCCACGTATCAAGGGACAGATATACGATGAAGACTTTCGTTTGCCAATGGCTGCACGCTGGGGTGCTGTCCACAAAGGTGGAGCAGTTGTTGAGGACTTTGTGAACAATATCGATATTGGTCCAACCTTTCTTGAAGCCGCAGGTGTAGAAATTCCGGAGGAGATGTCTGGCCGAAGCTTTGTTGATATTTTCAAAGCAAATATAAGCGGTTTTATTGATCCGAAACGCGACTTTGTTTGTGTGGGACGCGAGAATCATGATTTAGGCCGGGAAGGGGATCTGGGCTATCCTGTGCGCGCAATACGGACTCGAGACTACCTGTATGTACATAACTTTGCTCCGGATCGGTGGCCGGCGGGCAACCCTGAAACAGGTTTTACAAACTGTGACAGTTCGCCGACGAAAAGTCTGATCCTCAAGTTGCATAAAGAGGGTAAAAGTCAGTACTTTGAGGCAAATTTTGGGAAGCGGCCTCAAGAGCAGTTGTTCAAGTTGTCAGTTGACCCGGAATGCATGAACAATCTGGCTCAAAACCCGGAGTATTCTAAGATAAAAAAAGAACTGTGGGAGCAGTTGAAGACTACATTGATAGAGACTAAAGACCCTCGCATCCTAGGCAAGGGCAAGGTGTTTGATGATTATGAATATATCGGAAGTGACAAAGCTAAACACTCATGGAAAGCCTATATAGAGGGTTGGTGGAAACGACAAAGGTATTAA
- a CDS encoding sulfatase-like hydrolase/transferase gives MKKLKFIIKYSLLGAMLPALFCSTLTAAAPSSPKGYDVAGRPNIIVILADDLGYSDLGCYGGEIQTPNIDQLAREGVRFTGFKNTARCTPSRASLLTGRYSHSVGVGAMQQDQHLPGYRGQLSADAPTIAEILKPHGYATGIVGKWHQTFTGKSKQKPLYPLDRGFDFFYGTWWGAKDYFSPKFMMKNSEHIPDSTTYPADFYLTYALSDSAIEFVDAQLGQENLFFLYLAHYAPHAPIQAPADRIQKCIDRYKVGFVQLQQERFERQQELGVAPDHAATIDQSSKWNTLSEAEKNEWVTTMATYAAMIEIMDEGIGQLIDVLKKNGQYDNTLILVLSDNGSTPNHKGTRNSANLCAALSNTPFSGVKAHALEGGISSPLIVSWPDKLKEYAGQIRNGRCHIIDILPTCLDASGTKFPDSFKGIMPVQADGINLMAAVKGAELENRPFFWEHL, from the coding sequence GTGAAGAAACTTAAATTTATCATAAAATACAGTTTACTGGGTGCCATGTTGCCAGCACTGTTCTGTAGTACTCTGACTGCGGCAGCCCCGTCTTCGCCTAAGGGTTACGACGTGGCAGGCAGGCCGAATATCATCGTCATCTTAGCCGATGACCTGGGCTATTCGGATCTGGGCTGTTACGGCGGTGAAATTCAGACCCCGAATATTGATCAACTGGCGCGTGAAGGAGTCCGGTTTACTGGCTTCAAGAACACCGCCCGTTGTACGCCGTCACGCGCCTCTCTGCTGACCGGTCGCTACTCGCATTCAGTCGGGGTGGGCGCTATGCAGCAAGACCAGCATTTACCCGGTTATCGCGGACAGCTTTCGGCCGATGCACCGACCATCGCCGAAATCCTGAAACCGCACGGCTATGCAACGGGTATTGTCGGGAAATGGCACCAGACCTTCACCGGCAAATCAAAACAGAAACCGTTATATCCGCTCGACCGCGGCTTCGACTTTTTTTACGGCACTTGGTGGGGTGCGAAGGACTATTTCAGCCCCAAGTTCATGATGAAAAACAGTGAACACATACCGGACAGCACTACATATCCCGCTGACTTTTATCTGACCTATGCGCTCTCCGATTCCGCAATTGAGTTTGTGGACGCGCAGTTGGGTCAGGAGAATCTATTCTTTTTGTACCTAGCGCACTACGCGCCACACGCCCCGATTCAGGCACCGGCGGATCGGATCCAAAAGTGTATCGACCGCTATAAAGTTGGGTTTGTGCAGCTCCAGCAGGAACGATTTGAGCGTCAGCAGGAACTGGGAGTGGCACCCGATCATGCAGCAACCATTGACCAGTCCAGTAAATGGAACACACTCAGTGAGGCCGAGAAAAATGAGTGGGTAACCACGATGGCAACCTATGCCGCCATGATTGAGATAATGGATGAGGGGATCGGGCAATTAATTGATGTTTTGAAGAAGAATGGTCAATATGACAATACCCTGATACTCGTGCTCAGTGATAACGGTTCAACACCCAATCATAAGGGGACGAGGAATTCGGCTAATCTTTGTGCCGCACTCAGCAACACGCCATTCAGCGGAGTCAAAGCCCATGCCCTTGAGGGAGGTATCTCTTCACCACTGATCGTCAGTTGGCCGGATAAGCTGAAAGAATATGCCGGCCAAATTCGGAATGGACGCTGTCATATTATCGATATTTTACCGACCTGTCTGGATGCATCTGGGACCAAATTCCCCGATTCATTTAAAGGAATTATGCCGGTGCAAGCGGATGGAATAAACTTGATGGCTGCGGTAAAAGGGGCTGAATTAGAAAATCGCCCCTTTTTCTGGGAACATCTATAA
- a CDS encoding 3-keto-disaccharide hydrolase produces the protein MKIKKKVWKQKHGVTFITLVVMGLFANFAFAEEGFVPLFDGETLNGWISARSTGDGDWGAFSTNKEEQAIHVYAGKKQGSKQTHDCLVTKKQFSHYILRMEYKWLEKRFEPRVNWDRDAGLLFHVHGDLKKVWPNCFEMQIGETPGHVTAKSEDYWQGRKPKHRFHSGDFFTVSTKAHLRSQTKRKGNLWDPKGESITIYGNSITPFGKEKAKGKWNEVEIRVHGHKKATFILNGEVVFETMNMEQKKDGKFVPIKKGHIGLQAESAELLYRNIRIKELKEEK, from the coding sequence GTGAAAATCAAAAAAAAAGTATGGAAACAAAAACATGGTGTCACTTTTATAACACTTGTAGTCATGGGGCTATTCGCCAATTTCGCTTTTGCGGAAGAGGGCTTTGTTCCACTTTTTGACGGGGAAACGCTCAACGGGTGGATCTCCGCCAGGTCAACGGGTGATGGAGATTGGGGTGCTTTCTCTACTAATAAAGAGGAGCAGGCCATTCACGTTTATGCGGGTAAAAAACAGGGGTCAAAGCAAACTCATGATTGCCTCGTTACTAAAAAACAGTTCAGTCATTACATACTCCGCATGGAGTACAAGTGGCTAGAAAAACGCTTTGAGCCACGTGTCAACTGGGATCGTGACGCAGGTCTTCTCTTCCATGTGCATGGAGACCTCAAAAAAGTATGGCCAAATTGCTTTGAAATGCAAATTGGCGAAACTCCAGGCCATGTTACGGCTAAGTCGGAAGATTATTGGCAAGGCAGAAAGCCCAAACATCGTTTTCATAGCGGAGATTTCTTTACCGTATCTACAAAGGCACATCTTCGCTCCCAGACAAAACGCAAAGGGAATCTTTGGGATCCTAAAGGTGAATCAATCACGATTTACGGCAATAGCATTACACCTTTCGGCAAGGAAAAAGCAAAAGGGAAATGGAACGAAGTAGAGATCCGTGTTCACGGTCATAAAAAAGCCACTTTTATTCTCAATGGCGAAGTCGTCTTCGAAACTATGAATATGGAACAAAAGAAGGACGGCAAGTTTGTCCCCATTAAAAAAGGTCATATTGGTTTACAGGCCGAATCAGCTGAACTCTTGTACCGAAACATTCGGATCAAGGAATTGAAAGAGGAAAAATGA
- a CDS encoding Dabb family protein → MIRHTVTFRLKHEKGSEQEKAFLKLANNLSSISTVKNFELLKQVSSKNNFDFGLSMEFDNQADYDFYSNNPKHNEFVQKYWIPEVDDFLEIDYEKYS, encoded by the coding sequence ATGATTAGACATACCGTAACATTTCGCTTAAAGCATGAAAAAGGCTCTGAGCAGGAAAAAGCATTTCTCAAACTTGCCAATAATTTATCATCTATTTCCACTGTTAAAAATTTTGAATTGCTGAAACAAGTCAGCTCTAAAAACAACTTTGATTTTGGCCTATCTATGGAATTTGATAATCAAGCTGATTATGACTTTTACAGCAATAACCCTAAACACAATGAATTTGTACAAAAGTACTGGATTCCCGAGGTGGATGATTTTCTGGAAATCGATTATGAGAAGTACTCATAA
- a CDS encoding sialate O-acetylesterase, translated as MKIRILWLKGLLLIALSSNLFAEGSERGGAQPPLNTADFSVFSKDATMNLFLLAGQSNMKGRGAIDMNPKTHARNLFFHSKKKSWYISRDPLHALGTPDLLDGKDNAGTGPGMSFAMTLLGKDSDLAIGLVPAAVGGVSINHYDKRFYDRSLMRLKDAEKKSSLKAEIKAILWLQGETDAKGDGYLSYEQKLLRLVDRYRADLNNPELPFIVCTIGSFLKHHERFTHFEEINEILLNLPTKRKYTACVDARELKMSIGDDVHYSTEAQIEIGKRFATTYMKLTEK; from the coding sequence ATGAAAATTAGAATTTTATGGCTAAAAGGACTGCTGCTAATTGCTTTGTCATCAAATCTGTTTGCGGAAGGTTCGGAACGCGGCGGGGCTCAACCGCCCCTGAATACCGCCGATTTCTCCGTGTTTTCGAAGGATGCTACGATGAATCTGTTCCTATTGGCTGGACAGTCCAATATGAAAGGGCGCGGCGCCATAGACATGAACCCCAAGACCCATGCCAGGAATCTTTTTTTTCACTCCAAGAAGAAGTCGTGGTATATCAGCCGTGACCCACTGCATGCATTGGGTACGCCGGATTTACTCGACGGTAAAGATAATGCCGGAACCGGACCTGGGATGAGTTTTGCAATGACCTTGCTCGGGAAGGATTCGGATTTGGCCATAGGCTTGGTTCCCGCTGCAGTTGGTGGTGTATCAATAAACCATTATGATAAAAGGTTTTACGACCGTTCGTTAATGCGACTGAAAGATGCCGAAAAAAAATCATCCCTCAAAGCGGAAATTAAAGCCATCCTCTGGCTGCAGGGTGAGACCGATGCGAAAGGGGACGGTTATCTCTCCTATGAGCAGAAGCTGCTGCGTCTCGTAGATCGTTATCGGGCTGATCTGAATAACCCGGAACTCCCTTTTATTGTCTGCACCATTGGCAGTTTTCTAAAGCACCACGAAAGGTTTACCCATTTCGAAGAGATCAATGAGATTCTTCTGAATCTCCCAACGAAGAGAAAATATACCGCCTGTGTTGACGCTCGGGAACTTAAAATGTCCATCGGAGACGACGTACATTACAGCACAGAGGCTCAGATCGAGATCGGAAAACGTTTTGCCACTACGTACATGAAGTTAACAGAAAAGTAG
- a CDS encoding sulfatase — protein MKTLLTLILYTSLSMTMFAQDSEKLNILWIIAEDMSPDLACYGNKVVTTPNIDSLAAKGMRFSNVFTTAPACSPSRTALATGVYQTTLGAHHMRYSTELRPDLPKAVKVLPELMRENGYYTGNIKGICGTGTGKDDWQFNVPGKSWDTHSWKDLTKRQPFFAQINSSQSHRGFSSTKNIAKEKIKIPPYYPDHPVSRHDWAGYYNEINKFDRQVGDILKRLEAEDLAKNTIVCVFADHGRPMIRGKNWLYDSGTQIPLVIYFPEGMKKPKAYQAGKTNTELLSAIDLVAETVLIAGGKIPAWMQGRSFLRKDSKPRNYIHTAADRFGNVDTCSRAVRTDRFKYIRNFKTPGSINECTTAYRRASHPIYHLLNIMEDKNLLTPAQAQLLKPLADEELYDLVNDPYETLNLIGKKGFDTIHKELKERMAEWIEFSKDKGLEKDSDAIVEHFREYGNTTMKSRAKSIQKRRLSVEKYFK, from the coding sequence ATGAAAACCCTACTAACATTGATTTTATATACATCTTTGAGTATGACTATGTTTGCCCAAGATTCAGAGAAACTCAACATCCTCTGGATCATAGCCGAGGATATGTCTCCCGATCTGGCTTGCTATGGCAATAAGGTCGTGACAACGCCAAACATTGACTCCTTGGCGGCCAAAGGGATGAGGTTCAGTAATGTCTTTACCACTGCCCCTGCGTGTTCTCCGAGCAGGACGGCACTCGCAACAGGAGTCTATCAGACGACGCTCGGCGCCCATCACATGCGCTACAGTACCGAGCTCAGACCGGACCTCCCCAAAGCGGTCAAGGTATTGCCGGAGTTGATGCGCGAGAATGGATACTACACGGGGAATATCAAGGGAATTTGCGGCACGGGAACAGGGAAGGATGACTGGCAATTCAATGTACCGGGGAAGTCATGGGACACCCATTCGTGGAAGGACTTGACCAAACGCCAACCTTTCTTTGCTCAGATCAATTCCTCGCAATCCCACCGCGGATTCTCGTCAACCAAGAACATTGCAAAAGAGAAAATCAAGATTCCTCCGTACTACCCGGATCACCCTGTGAGCAGACACGACTGGGCCGGATACTACAATGAGATAAATAAGTTCGATCGGCAGGTCGGTGATATCCTGAAACGTCTTGAGGCCGAGGACCTCGCGAAGAACACGATCGTCTGCGTCTTTGCGGACCATGGCAGGCCGATGATTCGCGGAAAGAACTGGCTGTATGACAGTGGAACGCAGATCCCGCTGGTTATCTACTTCCCCGAAGGGATGAAGAAACCCAAGGCGTACCAAGCGGGAAAGACGAACACCGAACTACTCAGTGCCATCGATCTGGTGGCAGAAACCGTTCTTATAGCCGGCGGCAAGATCCCTGCTTGGATGCAGGGCAGAAGTTTCCTCCGAAAAGACTCCAAACCGCGGAATTACATCCACACCGCTGCCGACCGTTTCGGGAATGTCGACACATGCAGCCGGGCTGTTCGAACCGATAGGTTCAAATACATCCGGAACTTCAAGACGCCCGGATCGATCAATGAATGCACGACAGCATACCGTCGAGCATCGCATCCGATTTACCACCTGTTGAACATCATGGAAGACAAGAATCTACTGACACCTGCCCAGGCTCAGCTTCTAAAGCCTCTCGCGGATGAGGAATTATACGACCTGGTGAATGACCCATACGAAACGCTTAACCTCATCGGCAAGAAGGGTTTCGACACAATTCACAAAGAGCTCAAAGAACGAATGGCGGAATGGATTGAATTCAGTAAAGACAAAGGCCTCGAGAAAGATAGCGACGCCATCGTTGAGCATTTCAGAGAATACGGTAACACTACAATGAAAAGCAGAGCGAAAAGTATTCAGAAAAGGCGGTTGTCAGTCGAAAAGTACTTTAAGTAA
- a CDS encoding 3-keto-disaccharide hydrolase, with protein MKKESKRLHKLNLCLLGCLLLVCFAQTTFAEEDFTKRPAQASAKWTELLDKDLSNWEVWTGVPHTEGAPVKAGKPVGLGDPKGLFKVIADKNGKSVLSVSGEVYGGLTTKKSFSNYHLSLMFKWGEKKWAPRLDVQRDSGIMYHCYGSHGAIMGSWKRSMEMQILEGYCGDFISLGPSVESTVTQAGLHNRWDPENGKTKRVQGRIIRKGNYEKANGEWNHFELYAFEDKAVHRVNGNVVMILEGLRLGDKPHTSGQIQLQSEGAQCFDKEIKIRKIRALPERLNASEAGWDTLFNGKDIEGWESKGGVATYAVEDGCIVGTTAPNTPNTFLCPPKMYGDFELTFEVKCDPDLNSGVQIRSISDAHEIPVGMSEKDAAKARKSATRESLFGPQVEIAADGNAGAVWFEGVGGWLVRPKPTITNKVYQKEGWNRYRVLAEGQRIQVWINGTQISDNKDNRSHFTKGRLGFQVHGIGGKPNTYSVRWKNIKIRNL; from the coding sequence ATGAAAAAAGAATCTAAAAGATTACATAAGCTCAATTTATGTTTATTAGGGTGCTTACTCCTCGTATGCTTTGCTCAGACCACTTTTGCGGAAGAAGACTTTACAAAACGCCCTGCGCAGGCATCTGCGAAATGGACAGAACTCTTGGATAAGGATTTAAGCAACTGGGAAGTCTGGACCGGAGTGCCGCATACGGAAGGGGCTCCTGTTAAAGCAGGAAAGCCTGTGGGGCTTGGAGACCCTAAAGGCCTCTTCAAGGTGATTGCCGACAAAAACGGAAAATCTGTTTTAAGCGTATCGGGCGAAGTTTATGGGGGGCTAACTACAAAAAAGAGCTTCTCAAATTACCACCTGTCGCTGATGTTCAAGTGGGGCGAAAAGAAATGGGCACCGAGGTTAGATGTTCAGAGAGACTCGGGGATCATGTATCACTGCTACGGTTCTCATGGCGCAATCATGGGGAGTTGGAAGAGATCTATGGAGATGCAGATTTTAGAAGGCTATTGCGGGGACTTCATCAGCCTTGGTCCAAGCGTCGAATCTACTGTAACCCAGGCAGGTCTACACAATCGCTGGGATCCGGAAAATGGTAAAACAAAACGCGTTCAGGGTCGAATTATCCGCAAGGGTAACTATGAGAAAGCGAATGGCGAATGGAATCATTTTGAACTTTATGCCTTTGAAGATAAAGCCGTTCATAGGGTTAACGGGAATGTCGTTATGATCCTTGAAGGTCTGAGACTTGGCGACAAGCCTCATACATCAGGCCAAATCCAGCTTCAGTCTGAAGGAGCACAGTGTTTTGATAAAGAGATCAAGATCCGTAAGATTCGGGCATTACCTGAGCGACTGAACGCCAGTGAAGCAGGCTGGGACACTCTCTTTAACGGCAAGGATATTGAAGGGTGGGAGAGTAAAGGCGGTGTGGCGACCTATGCTGTCGAGGACGGGTGCATTGTCGGGACCACCGCGCCCAATACACCCAATACTTTTTTATGTCCGCCGAAGATGTATGGCGACTTCGAATTGACCTTCGAGGTTAAATGCGACCCCGATCTAAACTCCGGGGTGCAGATCCGTTCCATCTCTGATGCGCATGAAATTCCCGTCGGGATGTCTGAAAAAGATGCCGCGAAAGCGCGCAAGTCAGCGACGAGGGAATCGTTGTTCGGCCCCCAAGTAGAAATCGCGGCCGATGGTAATGCCGGAGCGGTCTGGTTTGAAGGGGTCGGAGGCTGGCTTGTGCGCCCGAAGCCTACAATCACCAATAAAGTCTATCAGAAGGAGGGTTGGAACCGCTATCGGGTACTCGCAGAGGGGCAGCGTATTCAGGTATGGATTAATGGCACACAGATTTCTGACAATAAAGACAATCGCTCACACTTTACCAAAGGTCGTTTGGGGTTTCAGGTTCATGGCATTGGAGGCAAGCCCAACACCTATTCTGTGCGCTGGAAAAACATTAAAATACGTAATTTATAA
- a CDS encoding DUF1559 domain-containing protein encodes MKRKFTLIELLVVMAIIGILASLLLPSLKSSRERSRRAVCKSNLRQVYTAAFMYHDDSGFLPVGGATVLNNTPWDPNGWAQTETYIKDIIPYLSSGDLTNLKRPAVLMCPSNFSDASNATESTTYIYTGNFQDNENWVMFRGLGRQTTSTTWLTGGPRIAVENRKLTAYEDPSQTTVFADINQFVNGGTKIIKVNHSLQGGNIFKNVSEIYLHSAGGNRNTLDGAVKWIKPNQLGYDGVANEDAFPNSSTSRKYGAGSHSFYW; translated from the coding sequence ATGAAAAGAAAGTTTACATTAATAGAGCTATTGGTTGTCATGGCAATTATCGGCATACTTGCTTCACTACTGCTTCCATCGCTAAAATCGTCAAGGGAAAGATCTCGTCGAGCTGTCTGCAAAAGTAACCTAAGGCAAGTCTATACAGCGGCATTCATGTATCATGATGATAGTGGCTTTCTTCCTGTGGGTGGTGCGACAGTACTCAACAATACGCCTTGGGATCCCAATGGATGGGCACAAACAGAGACCTATATTAAAGATATCATTCCCTACCTAAGTTCAGGAGATCTAACAAATCTTAAACGCCCGGCTGTATTAATGTGTCCAAGTAATTTTAGTGATGCTTCGAATGCAACAGAGTCAACAACTTACATCTATACCGGAAACTTCCAAGACAATGAAAATTGGGTTATGTTTAGAGGCCTAGGACGTCAGACAACGAGCACGACATGGCTAACAGGAGGTCCTAGAATAGCGGTGGAAAACAGAAAGCTTACTGCTTACGAAGATCCGAGTCAAACCACTGTTTTTGCCGACATAAACCAATTTGTCAATGGTGGGACTAAAATAATCAAAGTAAATCACTCTCTGCAAGGGGGGAACATTTTTAAAAATGTATCAGAGATTTATTTACATTCAGCAGGAGGCAATCGTAATACATTAGACGGTGCGGTAAAATGGATAAAGCCAAATCAACTGGGTTATGATGGAGTCGCTAATGAAGACGCCTTCCCCAACAGTTCTACAAGTCGAAAATATGGCGCTGGTTCTCATTCTTTTTATTGGTAG
- a CDS encoding arylsulfatase: MKKLKCKIKFRVMLAMLVAPIFCSALAAAEKPNIIIIMTDDMGFSDLGCYGGEIETPNLDMLANKGVRFTQFYNAGRCCPTRASLLTGLYQHQAGIGGMMGDRGEKWPGFRGYLTERCVTFAEVLKTAGYNTYQTGKWHVGDKKKEWWPLARGFDHSYSCPQGGGFFFKPSSFKEKRQVVRDTEVLYDQENDPPADWYATDAWTDEGLKFIESEAKENRPFIWYLAHNAPHFPLQAKPQDIAKYRGKFMQGWDKLREQRHKRLIDLGIIDKEWKLSPREKGIPAWDSLSDKEKDQQDLRMASYAAMIDCVDQNVGKIITKLKELNQYDNTLILFLHDNGACDAGGTMGENTGKGTCGTAESFAYYGACWANVSNTPFRKYKKYIHEGGISTPLIAHWPAGIAKTLQGKLITEPAHVIDIMASCVDLSGATYPTSFKGHEIIPMEGTSLRPLFEGKSLERNDGLFFEHFGHRGVRKGSWKLVATRQGKWELYDMVSDRTELNNLASKMPEKVKELSRLYNKWTERCLVQKLKGE, translated from the coding sequence ATGAAGAAACTTAAGTGTAAAATTAAATTTAGAGTGATGCTTGCCATGTTGGTAGCACCAATTTTCTGTAGCGCGCTCGCTGCGGCAGAGAAGCCGAACATTATTATCATCATGACCGATGATATGGGCTTTTCGGATCTCGGCTGCTATGGCGGCGAGATAGAAACACCGAATCTTGATATGTTGGCGAATAAGGGGGTGCGTTTTACCCAGTTCTATAATGCGGGTCGCTGTTGTCCAACCCGTGCGAGTTTGTTGACCGGGTTGTATCAGCACCAGGCAGGTATCGGAGGAATGATGGGGGATCGGGGAGAGAAGTGGCCGGGATTCCGAGGGTATTTGACTGAACGTTGTGTTACTTTTGCTGAAGTTTTGAAGACTGCCGGTTACAATACTTATCAGACGGGCAAATGGCATGTTGGTGACAAGAAAAAGGAGTGGTGGCCCCTAGCACGTGGCTTTGACCATAGCTATAGTTGTCCGCAAGGTGGAGGGTTCTTTTTCAAACCCTCTTCATTCAAAGAAAAACGACAAGTCGTGCGTGACACGGAAGTGCTTTATGATCAGGAGAATGACCCGCCGGCAGATTGGTATGCGACGGATGCCTGGACAGATGAAGGCTTAAAATTTATTGAGTCGGAAGCGAAGGAAAACAGACCTTTTATCTGGTATCTGGCACATAATGCACCGCACTTTCCCTTGCAGGCAAAACCTCAAGACATTGCCAAATACCGCGGGAAATTCATGCAGGGTTGGGACAAGCTACGCGAACAGCGTCATAAGCGTTTAATTGACTTGGGAATCATTGATAAGGAGTGGAAACTTTCGCCAAGGGAAAAAGGTATTCCAGCTTGGGACTCTTTATCCGACAAAGAAAAGGACCAACAGGATCTGCGCATGGCAAGCTATGCCGCAATGATTGATTGCGTCGATCAGAATGTCGGCAAGATCATCACCAAGCTTAAAGAGCTGAATCAATATGATAATACCCTGATACTCTTCCTGCACGACAATGGTGCTTGTGACGCGGGTGGAACCATGGGTGAAAACACTGGTAAAGGCACCTGCGGGACAGCGGAATCATTTGCCTATTATGGTGCTTGCTGGGCGAATGTATCGAATACTCCGTTCAGGAAATATAAAAAGTATATTCATGAGGGTGGCATTTCAACGCCGCTTATTGCTCATTGGCCAGCAGGTATAGCAAAAACACTTCAGGGAAAGCTGATAACAGAGCCAGCCCACGTAATTGATATTATGGCAAGCTGTGTTGATCTGTCCGGGGCGACTTATCCCACAAGCTTCAAAGGACATGAGATCATTCCCATGGAAGGAACTAGTTTGCGTCCGCTGTTTGAAGGAAAAAGTCTTGAACGTAATGACGGTCTATTTTTTGAACACTTTGGTCACCGCGGCGTCCGCAAAGGCTCTTGGAAACTGGTGGCAACAAGGCAGGGAAAATGGGAACTCTACGATATGGTGAGTGATCGTACGGAACTAAACAATCTAGCCTCAAAAATGCCGGAAAAAGTAAAAGAACTTAGTCGCCTCTACAATAAGTGGACGGAACGCTGCTTGGTTCAAAAGCTGAAAGGGGAATAA